A window of Chelmon rostratus isolate fCheRos1 chromosome 18, fCheRos1.pri, whole genome shotgun sequence genomic DNA:
gtgtgaacagacagaaaaactaTATACTTTTAGCTTTATGATAAGATTGACGCCACAAATACATAATGATTTTAGTGGTTGTGTATGCTGGTTCAAACTGGATTTACATTAAATACTTgcaaaaaaatgatgtttttttgtgtgtctgtgtgcatgtgtgtgccagtgtgttgATTCCCTGACTAAAAGTGGATGATCTGGCCAAtcaataacaacagcaacatcaacaacaacaacaacaacaataataataataataataaccaaaaACTCATGGCTGATCCTCCTTTCAGGCACTCCTCTGGAGCGCCCTCTGCTGTTTGGGGCCTGGACTGCTGCTGAGTATTAGTATTATCAGTACAAGGTAACAACAGATAGAAGTACGGTGGTGGccatattaataataatgataatttactgtcactgctttcttcttcttcttcatgtggtGCAGCTCAGTTGTCATATTTTCATTGTCGCCATGCATACAACACATTTACCAcaggatgttttttctttcctccctcttatTTCCCGTGTCTCATATCTCATGTTTTTCTTATATGATTTGATAGCTTACCGTATGCCACATCTAAATAGAATAAAATTTAGAAAAATACACAGATCAAACCAAACATTTGGATGTTCCCAAAGTCACAGATACATAATAAAGAGAATTGAACAGAAGGACAGTTGGTGTGTATCCTACAGGAAAAACTTGTGTAGTTTTGAAGCATCATATATTTTAGTTAAAATGGttgatttgtgtattttagAACAAAGGATAGAAGAATCCTGCATTAGTTAATATATGCAGCGGTAGTAGTTGCGGTCAGTGGATACATACTGCAGTATTTGGACCTCTGGACTGACCGCAGATCAGCCTCACCTGTTATCAAGGGTTATCAAGGTCACGTGACAAACCTGAGTGCCAAAACAAAGCCCGTGGCTTTTACTGCCGATTAACCTAGCTGACTAGCACTTGTTTAACTACGCTAAAATAAGTTAAGGTAACCAACCCAGTAGCTAAATGTCGGGAAACGGGTTGGTTCCCAATCTCTGGAGGTTACTGAACGCGGAGGAGCGGCAGAGGACTCCGGTATGTTTGCAAGTTGAAAGGGCTTAgtgtggctaacgttagctaactggCTAAGTGCTAATTAGCTCAGGTGGTGTTAAAAAGGGTGGCGACACTTGCACGGAGTGGGATGGAGAGTTGTGACAGGGAGTTAACTTCAGCCTGGAAAGTTTAGTAGACGTAATTATTGATGAGTTAAACTGGCACTGGTCTTGTCTGAAGCTAATAAATGAGCCTATTAGTAACCCAGTGAACAACAAGTAAGTCTTCAGCATATATCAACTGACTCAATACCAATCCAGTAATTATATGAaggtttttttattgtgtggaTCCGTCTATTTCTTGGAAAAGCCCTACTTCAGCTATAGGGTCCAAGCATATAGTTGAATCATGCTTCAATAAAAACTTTGCAGTCCATGTTCTTTGTTTCAATCATTTACTGAAAACTTTATTCTTCatatataaaaattaaaaatggtaACAAAATACTCCAAACATACACAAGCATGATAAGCATATAAGCACAGTCAAAGACTAGTGTGCTCTCTCTTGCATAGCTTCAACTAAATTATCTAACAAATACAGACAAGCATGCTATACATTAACGAAGCAGAGGCAAAAGCTATTATTATTGGTTCTAATTAAGCAATGAAAATATGGAACTGTTTATCCTTAACAAATCACATCAGTAAAATAGAAATTATTTAAAGCTGTTTTACTATTGTATAAATGACTCTAGCAGTCTTGCAGCTGCTTAAGTGTACAAATTGCACATGTACCAAAGATATGGGAAAGTAAAAATTCTACTGTAAATTAAATAATCAATGTTGCGCAGTTGCATCaatctgacacacaaacaaaatcaataataaCTAACTTTCCTCCTCATAAATTTGTATATGCTTTGATAATAACAAAGAGTAGCACTCGACATACTCTTAGAGTGAATGTACTGATTAATGCTTCAGATTGACTTGATTGTGAAAATAGTGTGGAGTTATTTCAAGGCTTCTCTTGTCATTGTAGAGTCCATTTGAACGTCTTCGCCAGCAAATGAACGATGTCTTGGGAGATGGAGGGATCCTGAAGGAGGTGGTCCAACCTGGAGAGGGCTCACCTGTACCCCAGAATGCTTCAGTATTGAGTATTTACAAATGCAATTTCATTCTAAAAAGTCCTGATACAGTTGTTACTTGCCAAATAATTTTGTTCTGCCATAATCTCTCTTGGTGTGTATGTTTTGGTGTTTATTGATCTGTCTGTGGCACTGTGGGTTACCTGTTACGTACTGCTGTTTTTCGAATCCCTAAAATAGATTTCTCCCACGGGAGACAAAAAAGGCTAATCAAATCTCatctgttctttttctgtcacagtcCATTACTCTGGTTTTCTGGAATATTCTGACAAGCCTTTTGAAACTACCACAAACTTCAAGTACCCCCGAATGATGAAGTTAGGGAGAGGTCAGTCATCAGCAATGATTTACCTGTTAACCCTCTGAATCCCACAACCTGTCAGCGGGTTTCAAAggcatattttctttttaaaaatgccaaTTTACACCATTTATCTTTATCTATAAAATCTAATATAAAAATAGTGATATTTCAGCAAGATCACTTTACATGTCTGATTTAAATTATCACCAAAAATAGACAGTTTGAGCTAACTAGATCCTGTAAAATGCATGAGGTTCTGTCCTCCTCAGAGTAATTGGAAAGCCTTCTGTGACTATGCTGAGACTTAAAGTCCTGTGACAGCAATTCAGCCAAAAGTTTCCTGaactgcaggaggagatgaCATGAGAGGTTGTTAGTACAGACATGatgtttccatttttctttttttgtttttaaataatcaaAGAAATACAACCTTTCTCCCTGATTGAAATATCacaattttttaaattgtcattCAAACAGATGTGACACTGGCCGGGCTGGAGCTGGGTCTTTTGACCATGAAAAAAGGAGAGTTCTCTCGTTTCCTCTTCCAGCCTCAGTATGCATACGGCAACATGGGTTGTCCTCCATtcattcctgctgctgctgtggttctgTATGAGGTTCAGATCCTTGACTTCCTCGACTCGGGACAAGTGGATGACTTTATTGCACTGAGTCCGGTAGGGAGGCTTCAGCTGCCTGGTTGTTCTTCTGAGAAGAAAATTGTGTTTGGCGTTGGTGTTCCACTTTACATCAAATGCATGCCAATGCAATTTGACTCACAGGACATTTATTTATAGTTTCAtccatgtatgcatgcatgtgcatttgtgcagTTACTGAGAACTAAGGAATCTTGCTATTTTTGCTTCTTTAAGTCATTGCAAATAATACATGATTATGCACCTTGAAACGATAACATATTGCTCTTTTTCTaatacatttttgtaaatagcCAAAATAAGGCAGAAGGAAGTAAAAAAATGTAGATAAACTAGTCGATCTCTGTTTGTGATGTTGGCTACtttacatttctctctgtctcctctgtcttcagGAAGAGCAGAACACAGTTCCTCTGTCCACACTTCTCGAAGTTGTCAACACAGTACGCTGCTTTGGCAACCGTTGCTTCAAACAGAGCCGTTATGAAAACGCCAAAGATCGCTACAAACAGGTAAATCTTGAAGCGTGTTAAATACAGAGAAACTGTATTCTGTTTAGTTACTTAttgcctttgtttttcattatatgTCATTTTAGTGAGGTGTCATGTTTAGATGTGTACTTGTAAATGTGAAATTGTACAGTATTTTGTGACGGGGTCTATTTTTGGCCAACAGGCAGTGGTGCTGCTGGGGAACAGGGAGACACAGAGCGatgcagagaaggagaggataAAGACAGCACAGCTTCCTGTCTATCTGAACCTTTCTCTCACTGAGCTCCGCCTGGCCAGCCCACACAAAGCCCTGAAATATGGCAAGAAAGCCTTAGAGATAGACTCTGCCAACACAAAGGCTCTGTTCCGCTGCGGACAGGTTAGGCTGCAGACGGGCTATAACGTTTGTAATGTTGAATGAAGAATGTTGAATGTTTCAGGCCTGTGATACATCCACTCATTTCATGCAGCCCAAAAGAAATGATTGGATGGCCTGCCAGCCTGTCTACCTACGGCATGTACCTGCCTATCTGCAAACACTCATTGCACATGACTGCAGTCTCTCACAAGGCGAGGCATGTATATTGCTAAAGCTATAGTGAGTTAGTCACACAAGGACAGCGGGGAAATTGCAGCCATAAATAGCTGTAACATGCTAGCTTGGCAGATGCAAGTGCCAACTATAGCCATgttcattgtttacattcattatgATGAGGTGTTCGCTTAAGTCTGAATGAGATATGCAATAGTTTGATACGGTTGGTGATGACAGCGATGTGCTCGTAGCAGTGTTCAGACCCTATGTTGCTACTTGCTTACACACTAGATAACAGTTTGTCTTCCATATCTATCTAACATATACAGATGTCATCTCTTTCAGGCATATATGGAGCTGCATGAGTACGAGAGCGCTCAGGGTTTCCTCATAACCGCTCAGTCAAAGAAGCCCTTTGACAGCGACATCAACAACCTACTGAGCAGAGTGGCAATGTAAGATGAACTTTTGTCGACACATTCAGTATGTATTAGTTTCAGCTGTATTAGTTTCAAGGCAACAGAATTATTTTGCCTGGAgatcacacatttctgtgtgtgtgtgtctgcagctaatCTCTCATGCTACTGGACCCATCATCTTAATATTTatgtgcacatttatgactACTATGCTCAAGGAGCTCTTTGTTGCAGTGATTCACAATTTTTGAACAGCCTGTTTTATGGactgctgtgttttactgtactgtatgttgccACTGACTGCTGACTTATCGCTCCTCTTGATGGCCAGTAGGGGCCACAAGTGATCATCAACTGCTTCAGTTTGGAATTTTGTTTCAATAGAGACGGCGTAGCAAAAGGCATTTCCAGCAGTTGGCTAGGCTTAACACAAGGCTTAGCTAGTGTGTCGCAGGCCATGTTTAGGATTGTGTTGTGGTTAAATCTAGTTCGTCTTATatattaatttatattttttgctttaaagtgTGTGTCGTTGTTCTGTGGCGTATTTGGTGTTTTAGTGTAACACAAATCACTCTGAAGACATTTGTGGATAcaagttgttttcatgtttcagatgcTACAAAGAAAGCTTGGACAAGCAGAAAGACATGTACTCTAAGATGTTCAGAGACATGAGGGGCAAGTAAAGATGTAAAAAGGTAAGAAATGCTGCCCCCATTTTAATGTCCTGATAAACATGTCCTATGATTGAGTTTTTCAGAAAGACCGACCTCATTAATTAAATTCTTGTGTGCTGTAGAGTAAAGGGTACATTTTCTCACCAGTGCTGCAAATTCAGACCAACTGTTCATCTTCTTCAGGCTCAGCTGACTTCATGAGGGCCTAATGGTTGTTCCTGATCAATTACCTGATCTTGGGGCCCTGTTTTGAAGAGGATCCCTGTGATcaagtttttcatgttttttctacAGTTTGTGTTAATAGGTTGCATATTGTTGTATAATTTCCTTTTGTCAACATGATAAGTGGGTCGTTTAATGAATGACCAtcaattaaattttttttcattcttttctcaGACGTCTTGTGACAAAGCTTCTTGAATCAACAGAGGGCAGTTCTATCTAACTTTATAAATATTTATAGCCAGCACCCATTAAGTCCACAGATAAAGTGCAGGAAGTTTGGCTCTGGGTAAAACAGCTCGGATGTGGTCAAACAAATATAACAACAGGACTGATCTGATTTTCAAGGGGGGTCACAAAGCAGGATTATGGAGCTCAATTTTGCTACAAGGCATGTAATTTATGCCTCTTGTGACCCGTTAGACAGCACTCTGTCTACACCGTGATCTGTACTACGATGATCTGATGGTCAAAACACAGCTACTTCTCAGCTGGGAGTGCTTGTTTCGTTGTCATCAAACCCAGGACCTTCTTGCTGTTAGGCGACCGTACTGTGCACGGTATGCTGAAAGCATGTTGAGAACTACATTGATACATACATAAATGTCCTTAGTTAGAAACCCTCAGGGCCACTGTACTGTACTCTTTTGCACCCAGTGCCCAAACAGAAAACCTACATCATATTTATCCTGTCAGCTCACCCATTAATGCAGCAGAAGTATTTCTGTAATTGCAAAGCTTGCAGGATATTAACACGCAAGAAGGTGTTAACATGGCAACAAATTGTGTTGCTGGTGTCCATTTACAGTAGATTAAAATAAGATAGAAAAGCTGAGAAATGATGTTGTGCTCTGAAGGCTGTGTGACAGCTGCCACAGTCTGACACatgctcttgtttttgttctggttttggGCACCTTTTTCATTTTAGATGCAAAGCTGCCGTATATCCCTCTgaaactgccccccccccttttcaTATGGATGGAGTGCTTGTGTGGACCAGGCGTTACATTCTGTTACAGCAACTGTTTGCTGTGGTGTTGAATATGTACACAGGGTTTGATCCCTGTAGAGATCATAAtcataaaaatgaattattttttatttcaaaagtaTCTTTGTAGATACATTTGAAATTCACATGAGAGTCGGCACTTCATTCTCAGATACGCTGCGCTGAGCTCTCTGTTCTTAAAATGAATGCCGACGCTTGGCTGCAGTTTGATTCAGACGGTAATTGGATTACTGTTCCTGCATAATTGATTTTTTGTGTTGATCCAGTGTGAAATAAATGACCTGAGTGGTGCAAACTGTTATTGTCAGTGTGAAGTGCTAAATTCAACTGGtgacaaaggaaagaaaatgttaaaagacATGGTTTGTATTTTGGTTCAAGGGCGACTAAACAAACACCAGGACTGAACTTGAACGATCTGCCTCCAGAGCAGCGACCTGCTCATTTATAGATGGGATTCAACACAGTGTGAAACATAAGTTGAAGCATTAAAGTCAAACTTTggcagaaaataatcaaaatgcaATGAAGATGTGAAATATTCAACCACCCCTTACAATTAAGAAGGACTTGTGACCCCCCATGAAGCTTTTGTGACCCATAGTGGGGGTGGGACCCCCAGGTTGGCAACCGGTGGTCAACTGTAATTGTAATTACTATCCAGTCCTCCACATCTACCCACATGCACATGACATGCTGCCATATCATGTGAGTGGACGTGGACAGATGGAGCGGATTGGAGGTGGGTGGTGGGAGGAAGGGAGGTGGGGAGAGGAGGGGCAGATGGAGGAGCAGCAAAATCTGATTGACCTGCTAATCGTCTTGTCACAGTGTTTCATCTCCGGCACATGGCCAGCAGGTCATGCTCTGGTGAAGACACAATGGTCTCCAGACTTGTCGACTACCTTCATCTCAGGTGAGGAGCGAgacagagaatgtgtgtgtgtgtgcatgtgtgtatgactgGTCATCCTGACACAtgttgtttgagtgtgtgtgtgtgttctttgatTTCAAATGAAGAGGTGCTTCTAAGCACAAAGCATGTAGACAATAGGAAGAAGTTTGTGGTGACAATTTTTCTGCATGCAGCAGATGAAGCAGTTAGACCAGACATTACCTGGAATTTCTATGAAAATAAGACCTACTGTAACACAGTACTAATTTAATTCATTCTTCACTATGCGGAGGACTTTGGATGATTGAGTGCATGTTACTACTGATGCAGTAACATCCCCGGTGAGAAAATATTCTACTTAAATTACTCTTCTTGAAGAATGTACTAGGTGCAATACTTGCTTGTACTCAAGTAGTCTTTAGGcaccacttgagtaatactgGAGTATACTTGAAGTGTTAATAGCTGCTGAATTGGCACAACTGTATACAAACTTTaagtgaaaatcaggattcatgagcatttaAAACACTCGTAGTACAATTGcagtgtgttggaaatatacttaattAGTACACTTTAATTGAGTATGCTAATAGTGTGCTACACAGAACTTAAACAGTACATTTTTCATAGgtacactttattactattaaaagtacTTTTTGAAAGAACTCATAATTACAATTTATATTACACTTACAACAAAGTACACTTTTTGTAAGTACTATgtattgcagaattagtatGTTCCTGTTTAATACGttaagtagaacttaatgacatctggaagaacagtagaacagtttTGCATTCAGTACAGAAAGTAaacttgtaatgacttttctatacttatTTTTATACTTATACACTAAAGTATGCTGCTTTTTGACCTGGGAGTGTCCCATGTTGTAGTGTTGCTACTTCTGCTTTGAAAAGCTGATGTTTggagacaagaagaagagaatgaGCACAGGGGTCATATCACATCAAGGAAAATGAGTCTGATAATATTACTGAACGTCCTGTGAGGCCTGTGCTGAGGACGCCCTTCACCTCTCTCTGGAGGCTCTGTGCCGTCAGTCTGGCCTTGCTGCATGCTTGTTTGGACTGACTTGGACAGGCAGGGACATACTTTGTTTGGCcttaaaaatctgtttgttttggctctCTGTTTATGATGACTGTCCAGGAAGTGAAGCACGTTTAAACAGGGCTGTGAGTCCTTCGCTGTTCTCCTAATGAGCGTACAGGCACCTTTAAACAGCGTGTGTGTCGCTGTccaaacacagcacaggccTGTGAGTGTGCAGCAGCTTGTGAAGCACGATCCTTTATGGGATGCATGTTTGTAAATGGGCTCCTTTGCAGGAGGAGGTCAGTCAGTGCACTCTTGGAACAGGAGGGGGCGCCACCACATGTGAAACTTGGCCCTGCGATTTCAGCCAATCCGCACACTGTGCTGGATCTGTAATCCAGCCCCTGTCCTGCAGcgcctcagcacacacacacacacacacacacacactcacacacacacactcacacagagaagTCTTGGAGAAAGaagggaagaagagggagaggaggagagtctgATGTCGGAATGAGTCGGCGACAGCGCACCGCCGCGATGGACCGATAGACGGATCGATACGGCGGATAGACGGACTGCCCGTGTGTTAGAGAGTGGATGtccgccgtgtgtgtgtgtgtgaggcaacAGAAACATGAgtcggcagcagcagcagtcccaGGGAGTGGTTTTAACGGGTTACCACAGCAACGCGGAACTGTTGCCGAAAACTGGACCGTCGGCCCCGTTAGCCCAGGACCCGGAGTCCACCGCGACCAGGTGggacatgtgagtgtgtgtgtaactgcCATGTCACACTTTATAATGAGTCCTGCAGCGgctaaaagtgtgtgtgtgtgtgtgtgtgtgagagagagagagagagcaaaggtCACACTGGTGCAGGCGGTGGTGTTGTCCTCGTTTTTGAGCATGCATTAACTCCACGGCTCGGCCCTGCTGCACCCAAACACACTACTGACTCGAAGTTCCCACCGTGGAGCCAGCTCCACCCTcaggctgtgtgttttcacccGTCAGCACATTCCCTAATCAGAAGCTTAACCTTGACTTTGTTGCCCTGGCCCAGATTTTGCAGGGTTGCCCACCTTGACTCTTCTCACCACTGCAGAAGatcatctttttgttttaattagaaCGTGCAGCATTGAAGGCACTGCTGTGAACCAGTGTTCGCAATATAAAACAGCCAGTTAGCTGCTGTCGCCTGTGTTTGATGAGTCAATCAACAAAAATGCAGCAAGTTCTCATTAAAGGATGCCAAATATTTAAAGCTTAAatctgaggatttgctgcttttcccttGTCTGACTCATTGTGAGCtgaatgttttggggtttttgatTAAAGTTGTCATGTTAGGCCCTTTTCACTACTCTCTTACAATTTAATGATCAAATATTAATTAACTGAGAAACTAATCAAAAGTAGAGTCAGAAAATTATCTTTGATGCAGACCTAAACTTGTGTGAAAAGGACTATAAGAAGCCCTGGTCAACTGTAAAAGCATCCTTCATCAGTTCTATTTGTTATGTTCCTCCATTCGCCCTCTCTGTAAGCAACGGTATGCATCTGTAACACTGACAGAGTCACATCTATTTCCTGGCACGATGACCCTCCCTGTCAGCTTCTCACACTGAGGGAAACACACATGTGGAGGCGCCGTCACAGAGGAAACGCTGGATGGGAGCGTGGCGGTGGAAACACCTGCACAGTTAACCGTCCTTTATTTATAACAGAGCGCGCTTGTTTACTCATCCACGCCGAGCCGGCGTACATGTTTAGATCAGCAAACAACTGCTGTCAACTGCCgcggtgtgtgagtgtaaacAACTCACAGTccagctgcctgtgtgtgtgtgtgtgtgtgtgtgtgtgtgtgtgtgtgtgtgtgtgtgtgtgttccagatgGCTTGTCCAGCTAGctagaaaaaaacagcatcacgTTACAGCCTGCCTTTGTCTCACCTccaacagcagtgtgtgtgtgtgtgtgtgtgtgtgtgtgtgtgtgtgtgtgtgtgtgtgtgtgtgtcatgtctaGGTTGACGTGAAGGCTTAGTTTAGTAGTCATTGTTTCCTCTGGTCAGGAaatgagagacacagacagacagacagacagacagtggacAGCCGACCTAAGGAGCCTTAGGTTACGTTTCCTCTGGGAGTCTTCCACATGGACGTCCTTTTTTAgtctttcaaattaaaagagaagaagaagttggGTTCGGAGCCGAGGAGCAGCGTGTTGCTGTTGTGCTTTCCCTGGTCGCACAGGAACCAGAGCTTCCCCTAAGCATCTATGACTTGGTAGAAAAGTAGTCAGTGGACACACATGGTTTAGATTAATCCACTGCGTGATGCAACAGAC
This region includes:
- the fkbp6 gene encoding inactive peptidyl-prolyl cis-trans isomerase FKBP6, which translates into the protein MSGNGLVPNLWRLLNAEERQRTPSPFERLRQQMNDVLGDGGILKEVVQPGEGSPVPQNASVLIHYSGFLEYSDKPFETTTNFKYPRMMKLGRDVTLAGLELGLLTMKKGEFSRFLFQPQYAYGNMGCPPFIPAAAVVLYEVQILDFLDSGQVDDFIALSPEEQNTVPLSTLLEVVNTVRCFGNRCFKQSRYENAKDRYKQAVVLLGNRETQSDAEKERIKTAQLPVYLNLSLTELRLASPHKALKYGKKALEIDSANTKALFRCGQAYMELHEYESAQGFLITAQSKKPFDSDINNLLSRVAICYKESLDKQKDMYSKMFRDMRGK